A window of Chitinophagaceae bacterium genomic DNA:
CATTGATAATACAGAATGTATGGAAAATACTCCCGATCCAGATGTGATACATCTTTGGAAGCAAGCAAAAAAAATAGGGACAAAAGATGCTAAAATAAACTATGAAGACATTGTGTATATTTCTGTTCGGGACTTTGAAAAGGCAGAAGAATACCTTATGAATACCCATAATATAAAAGTATTTACTACTGACGATGTTCGTAAAAAAGGAGCATTGCAAGTGGCTGCCATGACGATAGAATACCTCTCAAAATGCGACCAGATCTATGTTTCTTTTGATGTAGATAGTATGGATATTTTTTTTGCCAAAGGCACAGGAACAGCAGTAATAGGAGGGATTACTCCTGAGGAAGCAAAAATACTCAATAGAGAATTGGTAACCCATGCAAAGACATGCTGTTGGGAAATAGCGGAAATAAATCCGATGATTGATTCGGAAAATAAAACCGCAGAGATTGCTTTTGATATAATAAAAGAGGTAACAAAAAAAAGAGAATCCCAATAAGTATTTTATTCATACATCATAATGGCAGAAGAGAAGTTCCATTTGGAAGCAAGGGTAGAAGATTTCATTAAATTAGGGAAGTACATAAAAAGTATTCCTCATAAAGAGAAAAAAAATCTTTTTGAACAAGCACAGAGGCAAAATAAATGGTTCGTGGATAGATTTTTAGATACTGCCTTAGAGGGAATTTCTCATTTTTTGAAGGGCGAGATGCTTTGGAAATGGGTCTCTGCTTATAATTTTGAAAAAAACACCAAAAAAAATGTAGGTATAGCAATGGCAGGGAACATACCCGCAGTGGGATTTCACGATTTACTTTGTGTATTAATCACTCATAATAATGCTATTATAAAACAGAGTTCTCATGACAGCATTATTATTCCCTTTCTGATGGAAAAATTACAAGAGATAAATCCCATTTATAAATCTGTCTTGAATTATGAAAGTTCTTTGAAAGGAATTGATATGTTTATTGGCACAGGCAGTAATAATACAGCGAGATATTTTGAATATTATTTTTCAAAAATTCCTCATATTATCAGAAAAAACAGGAGTTCCGTTGCTATTCTTACGGGCAAGGAGACAAAAATAGAGCTACAGGGTCTCAGTGCAGATATTCACACCTATTTTGGGTTAGGGTGTAGGAATGTTTCTCAGATATTTATTCCTCTCGACTATAATTTTTCTGCTTTATTTGAAGCAATGGAGGGGTTTTCTTGGTTGGTAAACCACAGTGGATACTATAATAATTATCAATACCACAGAGCAGTGTATAGTATGAATCAAGATTTTTTTATAGAAAATGATTTTGTAATCTTAAAGCAAGATAGAAGCTATTGCTCTCCTATTTCGGTGCTGTATTTTGATTATTATAAAACAAAAGAATCTCTCACAGCAGAAATAGAATCTCACTGTGATAAAATACAGGTCATAGTTTCTAATACCAATAAAGAAGGGGAAGGTGTTTATTTTGGAGAGACGCAATACCCAAATCCTTGGGATTATGCGGATAAGAAAGATGTTTTACAGTTTTTATTAGGAGCAGCTCCTTCCGTTCTTTTTGTGTTAGATATTTTGCATATTTCATCTATGGATGTGATACATTTGGTTTTTAAATTTTTCTGAAATGAATTATGTTCTGATGTTGATGATTTATTTTATATGCATAAGGATAACCAAATGGGTATAGGGGTTTGTTATCTTGAAGTAAAACTGTAGTTCCACAAAATTCAAAACAACATATCTATTTTTCCTTGCGTCATAAAGTTTTTGTCCAAATGCTGATG
This region includes:
- a CDS encoding acyl-CoA reductase, whose amino-acid sequence is MAEEKFHLEARVEDFIKLGKYIKSIPHKEKKNLFEQAQRQNKWFVDRFLDTALEGISHFLKGEMLWKWVSAYNFEKNTKKNVGIAMAGNIPAVGFHDLLCVLITHNNAIIKQSSHDSIIIPFLMEKLQEINPIYKSVLNYESSLKGIDMFIGTGSNNTARYFEYYFSKIPHIIRKNRSSVAILTGKETKIELQGLSADIHTYFGLGCRNVSQIFIPLDYNFSALFEAMEGFSWLVNHSGYYNNYQYHRAVYSMNQDFFIENDFVILKQDRSYCSPISVLYFDYYKTKESLTAEIESHCDKIQVIVSNTNKEGEGVYFGETQYPNPWDYADKKDVLQFLLGAAPSVLFVLDILHISSMDVIHLVFKFF
- a CDS encoding arginase, whose translation is MNKKVIIIEVQSELGAGTPGASFGIDALKIASIKKRSPFFTKHNKVVVLSDNTPMFKKSTSPTAKHIKKIVELQKRVQIAVAKIIREDAFPLVLAGDHSTSFGTIAGIKHVFPEKRLGVIWIDAHADLHTPYTTPSGNLHGMPLALALAIDNTECMENTPDPDVIHLWKQAKKIGTKDAKINYEDIVYISVRDFEKAEEYLMNTHNIKVFTTDDVRKKGALQVAAMTIEYLSKCDQIYVSFDVDSMDIFFAKGTGTAVIGGITPEEAKILNRELVTHAKTCCWEIAEINPMIDSENKTAEIAFDIIKEVTKKRESQ